From a region of the Chitinophaga caseinilytica genome:
- the rocD gene encoding ornithine--oxo-acid transaminase: MVPNYTISEKTQHFLDLEDRYGAHNYHPLPVVLTRGEGVHVWDVDGKRYYDFLSGYSAVNQGHCHPTIVAALVEQASRLTLTSRAFYSDLLGEYASYVTRYFGYDRVLPVNTGVEAVETALKLCRRWGYVVKGIPENKAKIIVCSENFHGRTLNVVSFSTDPVARRDFGPYMPGYEVIPFNDLPALARALQDPNVAGFLVEPIQGEAGVKVPDDGYLSSVRQYCTDANVLFLADEIQTGLARTGKMLACDHENVRPDVLILGKALSGGMLPVSAVLADDAIMLTIKPGEHGSTYGGNPLACKVAIAALEVLRNERMADNAAQMGEMLRQGLASLHSPFIRVIRGKGLLNAIEIAHQNPDAAWDLCLALKENGLLAKPTHGDKIRFAPPLTINADQINECVGIISKSLETLA, translated from the coding sequence ATGGTACCCAATTATACGATCAGTGAGAAGACACAGCATTTCCTGGACCTCGAAGACCGGTACGGCGCGCATAACTACCACCCGCTCCCGGTGGTCCTCACCCGCGGTGAAGGCGTGCATGTCTGGGATGTGGACGGGAAAAGATATTACGATTTTTTATCCGGGTACTCCGCCGTCAACCAGGGCCATTGCCATCCAACAATCGTGGCCGCCCTCGTGGAACAGGCTTCCCGGCTGACGCTCACTTCCCGCGCTTTCTATTCCGACCTTTTGGGCGAATATGCCAGTTATGTGACCCGGTATTTCGGGTACGACCGCGTGCTGCCCGTCAACACCGGCGTGGAAGCCGTGGAAACCGCCCTGAAGCTCTGCCGCCGCTGGGGGTATGTGGTGAAAGGGATCCCGGAAAACAAGGCGAAGATCATCGTCTGCTCCGAAAACTTCCACGGCCGCACCCTGAACGTCGTTTCCTTCAGCACGGACCCCGTTGCCCGGCGCGACTTCGGCCCGTATATGCCTGGCTACGAAGTGATCCCGTTCAACGATCTTCCCGCACTGGCCCGCGCCCTGCAAGACCCGAACGTGGCCGGCTTCCTCGTAGAGCCGATCCAGGGTGAAGCCGGCGTGAAAGTGCCGGATGATGGATATTTGTCTTCCGTCCGTCAATATTGCACAGACGCCAACGTCCTGTTCCTGGCCGATGAAATCCAGACCGGGCTGGCGCGTACGGGCAAAATGCTCGCGTGCGACCATGAGAACGTCCGCCCCGATGTGCTGATCCTAGGTAAAGCCCTTTCCGGAGGGATGTTGCCCGTTTCGGCCGTGCTGGCAGACGATGCCATTATGCTTACCATCAAACCCGGCGAGCACGGCTCCACCTACGGCGGCAACCCGCTGGCCTGTAAAGTGGCCATCGCCGCGCTGGAAGTGCTTCGCAACGAGCGGATGGCCGATAACGCCGCGCAGATGGGCGAAATGCTCCGCCAGGGCCTCGCCAGCCTCCACTCTCCTTTTATCCGGGTGATCCGGGGGAAAGGTTTGCTGAACGCCATTGAAATCGCGCACCAAAACCCCGACGCGGCTTGGGACCTTTGCCTCGCGCTCAAGGAAAACGGGTTGCTCGCCAAGCCTACGCACGGCGACAAAATCCGTTTCGCGCCGCCGCTTACCATCAACGCCGATCAAATCAACGAATGCGTCGGCATTATTTCGAAAAGCCTCGAAACGCTCGCATGA
- a CDS encoding SMI1/KNR4 family protein: MDKLIQKLIAAEDSAVPTEPFQFKFVNFALDDKNVDAYKEFLTRLGNGGFYFNRSLQLYGFSGQEAFKNANEINIQIQTHFGKLAEKLFAFGQDIFGYQFAFIEGSSDIVYFNSETGEKEIMANSFSEWLQVLEDKLDYYTGEPFMIDWIKEKGKLDIDARLIPIKPFVIGGDYEVDNLHVLHFPKYLEYYADMARQISVLPDGAAVRLTIRNI, encoded by the coding sequence ATGGACAAATTAATTCAAAAATTGATTGCCGCTGAAGATAGCGCGGTTCCAACAGAACCGTTCCAATTTAAGTTTGTCAATTTTGCATTGGATGATAAGAATGTAGATGCTTACAAGGAATTTCTGACGAGATTGGGAAACGGCGGTTTTTATTTTAACCGGTCATTGCAGTTGTATGGATTCTCGGGGCAGGAAGCCTTTAAAAATGCGAATGAAATAAATATTCAAATTCAAACGCATTTTGGCAAATTGGCGGAAAAACTGTTTGCGTTCGGTCAGGATATTTTTGGATATCAATTTGCATTTATTGAAGGTAGCAGCGACATAGTTTATTTCAATTCAGAAACAGGTGAAAAAGAAATAATGGCGAATAGTTTCAGCGAATGGTTACAGGTTTTGGAAGATAAATTGGACTATTATACAGGCGAACCATTCATGATTGACTGGATAAAGGAAAAGGGAAAGTTGGATATAGATGCCCGATTAATTCCAATAAAACCATTTGTAATCGGCGGTGATTATGAAGTTGATAATTTACACGTCCTTCATTTCCCCAAATACCTGGAGTATTATGCCGATATGGCTCGTCAAATATCGGTTTTGCCAGATGGAGCAGCTGTCAGGCTGACGATCAGGAATATTTAA
- a CDS encoding YncE family protein: protein MQSIQLSILAAFVLLTAACRKGDQIVPPVVTPVDTVAINGYLGFYLLNEGNMGSNKSTLDYYDYTTGKYNENIYATVNPNVVKELGDVGNDIRIYGGKLYAVINVSNKVEVMDALTSKRIGQINIPNCRYLAFANGKAYVSSYAGPVEIDPNAPIGFVAEVDTTTLQITRKVIVGYQPEEMAVAGNKLYVANSGGYRVPDYDRTVSVIDLSTFKEIKKIDVAINLHHVKPDRHGDLYVTSRGDYYSVQPSLHIIDTKTDLVKKSFHLASSNLWVHNDTAFIYGTAFSYDTHTWKISYNMLDVKTETLLPGSFINDGTDKNIKMPYGVAVHPVTGDIFVTDARDYVSPGTLYCFDKKGKKKWSVTTGDIPAHFAFLPVP, encoded by the coding sequence ATGCAAAGCATACAACTCAGCATCCTGGCGGCTTTCGTGCTACTGACCGCCGCCTGCCGGAAGGGCGACCAGATCGTGCCACCGGTAGTGACGCCGGTAGATACGGTGGCGATAAACGGCTACCTCGGTTTCTACCTGCTCAACGAAGGCAACATGGGCAGCAACAAATCGACGCTCGATTATTATGACTACACCACCGGGAAATACAACGAAAACATCTACGCCACCGTAAATCCGAATGTGGTGAAGGAATTGGGGGACGTGGGGAACGATATCCGCATCTACGGCGGAAAACTCTACGCCGTCATCAATGTTTCCAACAAGGTGGAAGTGATGGACGCCCTCACCAGCAAGCGCATCGGCCAGATCAACATTCCCAACTGCAGGTATCTCGCCTTCGCCAACGGAAAAGCTTACGTGAGCTCGTATGCCGGGCCGGTGGAAATAGACCCCAACGCGCCGATCGGTTTCGTGGCGGAAGTTGACACCACCACGCTGCAAATCACCCGGAAAGTGATCGTGGGCTATCAGCCGGAAGAAATGGCCGTTGCGGGAAACAAACTCTACGTCGCCAACAGCGGCGGATACCGCGTTCCGGACTACGACCGCACCGTTTCGGTGATCGACCTGTCCACCTTCAAAGAAATTAAAAAGATAGACGTGGCCATCAACCTGCACCATGTAAAACCCGACCGCCATGGCGACCTCTACGTAACCTCGCGCGGGGATTACTACAGCGTGCAACCTTCGCTGCACATCATCGACACAAAAACCGACCTGGTGAAAAAAAGCTTCCACCTCGCCTCCAGCAACCTCTGGGTCCACAACGACACCGCTTTCATCTACGGCACCGCATTCAGTTACGATACGCACACCTGGAAGATCAGCTACAATATGCTCGATGTGAAAACGGAAACCCTGCTGCCCGGGAGCTTCATTAACGACGGAACGGACAAAAACATCAAAATGCCCTACGGCGTGGCCGTCCACCCCGTTACCGGCGACATCTTCGTGACCGACGCGCGCGATTATGTGTCGCCCGGAACGCTGTATTGCTTCGATAAAAAAGGGAAGAAAAAATGGTCGGTAACCACGGGCGATATTCCCGCCCATTTCGCGTTCCTGCCCGTTCCCTGA
- a CDS encoding mechanosensitive ion channel family protein, with protein MRIFVAIMVIDQATYNQKKIRRQVLIFIAKLLVYAAVVWFNLTQRDLFKKYEVIGSISNAISLFLGANLLISIGWLVMISWYIRKNHLKRLTRDNFVLGINRISSVLNTIMALVSVMLLFGVNPLDMFVSVSIAAAAFALLSKDYVTNMINGLIIMFSDQLSLGDQIRVGEFKGKVLDITLINVVLQNDDDDLVLIPNSVIFSTMVLNQSKQNIKKLTIEFELDIKYQSSPDELEQTLKGVLRPFASNITENSFSLKILEIKKDLVHYKVQFLIPRPDKETERRMRRLLINTILSFSGREVNTVENDA; from the coding sequence TTGCGTATTTTTGTAGCCATCATGGTAATCGATCAGGCTACATATAACCAGAAGAAGATCCGCCGGCAGGTACTCATTTTTATCGCCAAACTGCTGGTATACGCCGCGGTAGTATGGTTTAACCTCACGCAGCGCGACCTTTTCAAAAAATACGAGGTGATCGGCAGCATTTCGAATGCTATTTCGTTGTTCCTCGGTGCGAACCTGCTTATTTCCATCGGCTGGCTGGTGATGATCAGCTGGTATATCCGGAAAAACCACCTCAAGCGGCTCACGCGCGACAATTTCGTGCTGGGCATCAACCGTATCAGTTCCGTCCTCAATACCATCATGGCGCTCGTGTCCGTGATGCTCCTTTTCGGCGTGAACCCCTTAGACATGTTCGTGAGCGTGAGCATCGCTGCGGCGGCGTTCGCGCTGCTGTCGAAAGATTATGTGACCAACATGATCAACGGCCTCATCATCATGTTTTCCGACCAGCTGTCTTTGGGCGACCAGATCAGGGTAGGAGAGTTTAAGGGGAAGGTGCTCGACATTACGCTGATCAATGTGGTGTTGCAGAACGACGACGACGATCTGGTGCTCATCCCCAATTCCGTGATATTTTCCACGATGGTGCTCAACCAGAGCAAGCAGAACATCAAGAAACTGACCATCGAATTCGAGCTGGACATTAAATATCAATCGTCGCCCGACGAGCTGGAACAAACGCTGAAAGGCGTGCTGCGCCCGTTTGCCAGCAATATTACCGAGAACAGTTTTTCCTTGAAGATCCTCGAGATCAAAAAAGACCTCGTGCATTACAAGGTGCAGTTCCTCATTCCGCGGCCGGATAAGGAAACGGAACGCAGGATGCGGCGGTTGCTCATCAATACCATCCTTTCTTTTTCGGGAAGGGAGGTGAATACGGTGGAGAATGATGCGTGA
- a CDS encoding acyl-CoA-binding protein, whose translation MSLQQSFEAAVAASKTLDAKPDNDVLLQLYSLYKQATEGDINVEPPANMFDFVGKAKYDAWNSLKGKSKDIAMQDYIDLVNQLKNK comes from the coding sequence ATGTCACTGCAACAATCTTTCGAAGCCGCCGTGGCGGCCAGTAAAACGCTCGATGCCAAGCCCGATAACGACGTGCTGCTGCAGCTGTATTCGCTGTACAAGCAGGCCACCGAGGGCGATATCAACGTGGAGCCCCCCGCCAATATGTTCGACTTCGTGGGAAAAGCCAAATATGACGCGTGGAACAGCCTGAAAGGCAAATCGAAAGACATCGCCATGCAGGATTATATTGATCTGGTGAATCAGCTGAAGAATAAGTAA
- a CDS encoding TonB-dependent receptor: MPTFNDLYYTDIGNSRLDPEYTHQYDAGFTWNKARPGKILEAVFLEADAYYTEVTGKIVAVPTVSQFRWTMMNLGFVKIHGLDLRAGATLLAWERLRMGARATYTFQQARDFTDLADSFYGHQIVYIPRHAGSLIASADYGDWGLNYSLLYTGERYNGKANIPRNYMQPWYTSDLSLRRALRIEKMEMALTAQVNNLFNQFYDVVLNYPMPGRNYKVTLSVQL; this comes from the coding sequence ATGCCGACGTTCAATGATCTCTACTATACCGACATCGGCAATTCGCGCCTCGATCCGGAGTACACGCATCAGTACGACGCGGGCTTTACCTGGAACAAGGCGCGCCCCGGTAAAATACTGGAAGCGGTTTTCCTCGAAGCCGATGCCTATTATACCGAAGTAACGGGCAAGATCGTGGCGGTGCCCACGGTGAGCCAGTTCCGCTGGACGATGATGAACCTCGGCTTCGTGAAGATCCATGGCCTCGACCTTCGCGCCGGCGCCACGCTGCTGGCCTGGGAGCGACTCCGGATGGGGGCGCGGGCGACGTACACCTTCCAGCAGGCGCGGGATTTCACCGATCTGGCAGACAGCTTCTACGGCCACCAGATCGTGTACATCCCCCGGCACGCAGGCTCGCTCATCGCCAGCGCGGATTATGGGGATTGGGGCCTCAACTACAGCCTCCTGTATACCGGCGAACGCTATAACGGCAAAGCCAATATCCCCCGCAATTACATGCAGCCCTGGTACACCAGCGATCTTTCGCTGCGCAGGGCATTGCGGATAGAAAAAATGGAAATGGCCCTCACCGCACAGGTCAACAATCTTTTCAACCAGTTCTACGACGTAGTGCTCAATTACCCGATGCCCGGCAGGAATTACAAAGTAACCCTGTCTGTGCAACTGTAA
- a CDS encoding PKD-like domain-containing protein: MKRNLQWPVMTLLLGAAACSGNNDNADTRPLPLIDMKAPAGGYSVHTAQWVRISPEVKNAEGASYVWTLDKDTVSRERDLVHVFAAAGESTFKLNVKTAAGEANQHVTVTVNAQVYTNGVSKVFDFQPAPAQFTNKLPLWEAGDSEASMIAKAETAIKSNGLVCLGGFGGFIVMGFDHTIVNVPGEYNFQVLGNAFNNWAEPGIIQVAADANGNGLPDDTWYEIAGSEYNSPKTVHKYEITYHRPAADHVATPNPQYSYITDMNYIKWTDNKGGSGYMEKNSFHSQNYYPNWKGDKITFSGTMLDPDRIKDQSGAGSFFVCPAYEFGYADNWANMDARSGIKLDWAVDADGKPVKLKGIDFIRVHTGMRAQGGWLGEVSTEVSGVKDLNLK, encoded by the coding sequence ATGAAAAGAAATCTACAATGGCCGGTGATGACGCTCCTGTTGGGAGCCGCCGCCTGTTCCGGGAACAACGACAATGCAGACACCCGGCCGCTGCCCCTCATCGACATGAAAGCCCCGGCCGGCGGCTATTCCGTGCATACCGCGCAATGGGTCCGCATTTCCCCGGAAGTGAAAAACGCCGAAGGCGCATCTTACGTCTGGACGCTCGATAAAGACACCGTTTCCCGCGAGCGCGACCTCGTTCACGTATTCGCCGCGGCGGGCGAAAGCACTTTCAAGCTGAACGTCAAAACCGCAGCGGGAGAAGCCAATCAGCACGTGACCGTGACCGTTAACGCCCAGGTATACACGAATGGCGTGTCCAAAGTTTTCGACTTCCAGCCGGCGCCGGCCCAGTTCACCAACAAACTGCCCCTTTGGGAAGCCGGCGATTCCGAAGCCAGCATGATCGCCAAAGCGGAAACCGCCATCAAAAGCAATGGCCTCGTTTGCCTCGGCGGGTTTGGCGGGTTCATCGTCATGGGCTTCGACCACACCATCGTGAACGTGCCCGGAGAATATAACTTCCAGGTGCTGGGCAATGCCTTCAACAACTGGGCGGAACCCGGCATCATCCAGGTGGCGGCCGACGCGAACGGGAACGGTCTGCCCGACGATACCTGGTACGAAATCGCCGGTTCGGAATATAACTCCCCGAAAACCGTGCATAAATATGAGATCACGTACCATCGTCCGGCGGCAGACCATGTAGCCACGCCGAACCCTCAGTATTCATACATTACGGATATGAATTATATCAAATGGACGGACAACAAAGGCGGTTCCGGTTACATGGAGAAAAATTCCTTCCATTCGCAAAACTATTATCCCAACTGGAAAGGCGACAAGATCACGTTCAGCGGCACCATGCTCGATCCCGACCGGATCAAAGACCAATCGGGCGCCGGTTCCTTCTTCGTTTGCCCGGCGTATGAGTTCGGGTATGCAGACAATTGGGCCAATATGGATGCCAGATCGGGCATCAAGCTCGACTGGGCGGTGGATGCGGACGGCAAGCCCGTGAAGCTGAAAGGCATCGATTTCATACGGGTGCACACGGGTATGCGGGCGCAGGGCGGCTGGCTTGGGGAAGTGTCTACCGAGGTGAGCGGTGTGAAGGATTTAAATCTGAAGTAA
- a CDS encoding DUF481 domain-containing protein produces MVNGTRIIGELRSISVGIVQFKANGSAVLNIRRHNVKTLSAKVRDFKMETLGGDMYFGKVLPSDTSGHIQMMGRDIRLIDVYTLNYFRSGIFRQVQGSFSAGYSFTKNSGTGRLNTDAALRLSQRRYEIRPSLSNITSFNRGDSVSREREDVNVQVLYDLTPFFFPAVSIAYERNLQLGLIRRFSQSVGMGAKLLVSPWVHARVVTGIVFNQERYIDGRRSYNLKEIPVSMSINAFRYTNPSYVSLSTTQSLFFGINQHGRTRLEGETRLAWEIISDFNINFTVFNSYDSRPSVAANGTSDVSMVFGIGYTF; encoded by the coding sequence ATGGTCAATGGTACCCGCATTATCGGGGAACTGCGGAGCATTTCGGTGGGGATCGTCCAGTTTAAGGCAAACGGGTCGGCCGTACTGAACATCCGGCGGCATAATGTGAAAACCCTTTCCGCCAAGGTCCGCGATTTCAAAATGGAAACCCTCGGCGGCGACATGTACTTCGGCAAAGTGCTCCCCTCCGATACCAGCGGCCATATCCAGATGATGGGGCGCGATATCCGGCTTATCGATGTATACACCCTCAATTACTTCCGCAGCGGCATTTTCCGGCAGGTGCAGGGCAGTTTTTCGGCGGGGTATTCTTTCACCAAAAACTCCGGGACGGGCCGCCTCAACACCGATGCGGCGCTGCGGCTGTCGCAAAGGCGCTATGAGATCAGGCCCAGCCTGTCCAATATCACCAGTTTCAACCGGGGAGATTCGGTGAGCCGGGAGCGGGAAGACGTGAATGTCCAGGTACTGTACGACCTCACGCCGTTCTTTTTCCCGGCCGTCTCCATCGCATATGAACGTAACCTGCAACTGGGCCTCATCCGCCGGTTCTCCCAAAGTGTGGGTATGGGCGCGAAACTGCTCGTCAGCCCCTGGGTCCATGCGCGCGTGGTGACGGGGATCGTCTTCAACCAGGAACGGTATATCGATGGCCGGCGAAGCTACAACCTGAAGGAAATCCCCGTTTCCATGTCTATCAATGCGTTCCGGTATACAAACCCGTCTTACGTCAGTCTTTCCACGACCCAATCGCTCTTTTTCGGCATCAACCAGCATGGCCGCACGCGGCTGGAAGGAGAAACCCGCCTGGCCTGGGAGATCATCTCCGATTTCAACATCAATTTTACCGTGTTCAATTCCTACGACAGCCGACCGTCTGTGGCCGCCAACGGTACTTCCGATGTGAGTATGGTGTTCGGGATCGGGTATACTTTCTGA
- a CDS encoding VIT1/CCC1 transporter family protein, whose amino-acid sequence MTKPQKAIRSSGWRTDLMIGFPDGVLLLLFTTQVLYAKNLTVQAFYTLHLIILGVATLLMMIAVFRANRGEAEEGVMTPEEESKLRNLDISQPTIAQIAGEMEKDQAQWEATLQTEQVPLREFGLAHAVRSTLLTGAFFLLGGFVAFVPFLMQEDFSVAGRTSLIFSMIGLLVFGWTKSRITGQKLFALTIRYLLTGGVVVLTSYIISSVI is encoded by the coding sequence ATGACGAAACCGCAAAAAGCCATACGCAGTTCCGGCTGGCGGACCGATCTCATGATCGGGTTCCCCGACGGCGTGCTGCTGTTACTTTTCACCACGCAGGTGCTATATGCCAAGAACCTCACGGTGCAGGCGTTCTATACCCTGCATCTCATCATCCTCGGCGTAGCCACCCTGCTCATGATGATCGCGGTGTTCCGCGCCAATCGCGGAGAAGCGGAGGAAGGCGTGATGACGCCGGAGGAAGAAAGCAAGCTCCGCAACCTGGACATCTCCCAGCCTACCATCGCACAAATCGCGGGGGAAATGGAAAAAGACCAGGCGCAATGGGAAGCCACGCTCCAGACGGAGCAAGTTCCGCTGCGCGAGTTCGGGCTGGCACATGCCGTTCGCAGCACGCTGCTGACCGGAGCGTTTTTCCTCCTGGGCGGCTTCGTGGCATTCGTGCCGTTCCTGATGCAGGAAGATTTTTCGGTAGCAGGGCGTACAAGCCTGATATTCAGTATGATAGGTTTGCTGGTTTTCGGCTGGACGAAATCCCGCATCACGGGTCAGAAGCTGTTCGCGCTCACGATCCGGTACCTGTTAACAGGAGGCGTTGTGGTGCTGACATCCTACATCATCAGTTCCGTCATTTAA
- a CDS encoding S9 family peptidase yields MHPIRYFLLIFALAVSLGSMAQEVKWNKAGNAFFLENDGNIVSIELPGRQSTTLVPASALTPAGASAPLSVKSFRFSDDEKQLLIYTNAKRVWRYDTRGDYWHLDVATRKLRQLGKGLPASSLMFAKFSPDGKRVAYVSRHNLYTEDLTTGKIDQLTKDGDRRLINGTFDWVYEEEFGCRDGFRWGPDSKSIAYWQIDARQIRDFLMINNTDSIYSFTIPVEYPKVGESPSPCKVGVVSLSTKKTVWMNVPGDPRQHYIPRMEWVPGKQQLIIQQLNRKQNQSKVMLLQPATGAASTILTETDDAWIDVKSYWDDGNIMGWDWLEQNKAFVWVSEKDGWRHLYRVSADGSKETLITQGNYDVINISRIDETNGKVYFLASPENATQQYLYSAPLAGGTPTRITPAGQPGTHDYNIAPAGQFALHSYNSHLLTPDQEIVSLPDHKSLNGKDFTARAKTAASTGSPLRFFQVTTADGVTMDGWMSLPAKFDSTKKYPVVFYVYGEPASCTVKDSYGNGQNPVYDGSMPDDGYIYISLDNRGTPAPKGRTWRKSIYRKVGILNARDQAMAATEILKWPYVDKDRIAVWGWSGGGSMTLNLLCQYPEIYKTGIAVAAVANQLTYDNIYQERYMGLPQEDRAAFIAGSPITYVKNLRGKLLYIHGTGDDNVHYQNAEMLINELIKYKKTFRLMSYPNRSHGIYEGEGTSEHLSATYTEFLRENCPPGAR; encoded by the coding sequence ATGCATCCCATTCGTTACTTTTTATTGATTTTCGCCCTGGCCGTTTCCCTTGGCTCCATGGCGCAGGAAGTTAAATGGAACAAGGCCGGCAACGCCTTCTTCCTGGAAAACGACGGCAATATCGTTTCCATCGAGCTGCCCGGCCGCCAATCCACCACGCTCGTTCCGGCATCTGCCCTTACGCCCGCCGGCGCATCCGCCCCCCTCAGCGTGAAAAGCTTCCGGTTTTCGGACGATGAAAAACAACTCCTGATCTACACCAACGCCAAACGCGTCTGGCGCTACGATACCCGCGGCGACTACTGGCACCTGGACGTGGCCACCCGCAAACTCCGCCAGCTCGGCAAAGGCCTCCCGGCATCGTCCCTCATGTTCGCCAAGTTCTCGCCCGACGGCAAGCGCGTGGCCTACGTGAGCCGGCATAACCTCTACACCGAAGACCTCACCACCGGCAAGATCGACCAGCTCACCAAAGATGGCGACCGCCGCCTCATCAACGGCACCTTCGACTGGGTGTACGAAGAAGAATTCGGTTGCCGCGACGGCTTCCGCTGGGGGCCGGACAGTAAAAGCATCGCTTACTGGCAGATAGACGCCCGCCAGATCCGCGATTTCCTCATGATCAACAACACCGACTCCATTTATTCTTTCACCATCCCTGTAGAATATCCCAAGGTAGGAGAGAGCCCCTCGCCCTGTAAAGTAGGCGTGGTAAGCCTGTCCACCAAAAAGACGGTCTGGATGAATGTTCCCGGCGATCCCCGCCAGCATTACATTCCGCGGATGGAATGGGTACCCGGCAAACAGCAGCTCATCATCCAGCAGCTGAACCGCAAACAGAACCAGTCTAAAGTCATGCTCCTGCAACCCGCCACCGGCGCCGCTTCCACCATTCTCACCGAAACGGACGACGCCTGGATCGATGTTAAATCGTATTGGGACGACGGCAATATCATGGGATGGGACTGGCTGGAACAGAACAAGGCCTTCGTTTGGGTAAGCGAAAAAGACGGATGGCGCCACCTGTACAGGGTTTCGGCAGACGGCTCGAAAGAAACCCTCATCACGCAAGGGAATTACGATGTGATCAACATCTCCCGGATCGATGAAACCAACGGCAAAGTGTACTTCCTCGCTTCCCCCGAAAACGCGACACAGCAATACCTCTATTCCGCCCCCCTCGCCGGCGGAACACCCACGCGCATAACGCCCGCCGGCCAGCCGGGAACGCACGATTACAACATCGCGCCGGCCGGTCAGTTCGCCCTGCACAGCTACAACAGCCACCTGTTGACGCCCGACCAGGAAATCGTTTCCCTGCCCGACCATAAAAGCCTCAATGGCAAAGACTTTACCGCCCGCGCCAAAACCGCCGCCTCCACCGGGAGCCCGCTCCGCTTCTTCCAGGTGACCACAGCCGATGGCGTTACGATGGACGGCTGGATGAGCCTGCCCGCGAAGTTCGACTCCACCAAAAAATATCCCGTGGTATTCTATGTTTACGGCGAGCCCGCGTCCTGCACCGTGAAAGACAGCTACGGCAACGGCCAGAACCCCGTTTACGACGGCAGCATGCCCGACGACGGGTACATCTACATTTCGCTGGACAACCGCGGCACGCCCGCACCCAAAGGCCGCACCTGGCGCAAGAGCATTTACCGCAAAGTGGGCATCCTCAACGCCCGCGACCAGGCCATGGCCGCCACCGAAATCCTGAAATGGCCGTATGTAGACAAAGACCGCATCGCAGTCTGGGGCTGGAGCGGCGGCGGCTCTATGACGCTGAACCTCCTCTGCCAGTATCCCGAAATTTACAAAACCGGGATCGCCGTGGCAGCGGTGGCCAACCAGCTGACCTACGACAATATCTACCAGGAACGCTACATGGGCCTGCCGCAGGAAGACCGCGCGGCCTTCATCGCCGGTTCTCCCATCACCTACGTGAAAAACCTCCGCGGCAAACTGCTGTACATCCACGGAACGGGAGACGACAACGTGCATTACCAGAACGCCGAAATGCTCATCAACGAGCTCATCAAATACAAGAAAACCTTCCGCCTCATGAGCTATCCCAACCGCTCGCACGGCATTTATGAAGGGGAAGGAACGTCTGAGCACCTTTCCGCTACGTATACCGAATTTTTGCGGGAGAATTGTCCTCCGGGGGCACGCTAA